From one Streptomyces sp. R41 genomic stretch:
- a CDS encoding DUF4352 domain-containing protein, with product MESVSEPSEEPSSSALAPLLMVGTVGPYTAVDGSDESVSTKMRVRVQSAKYLSAAELGTSHGSKRGQYVVLTLTIKNVGNETGRFSPYGAMRCQDGVGERDCTTRESVGGGDIDRQYAPGQSVTGSVVLDVVRRGGTVTYFDASGRPSFTVLLPS from the coding sequence GTGGAGTCTGTCTCGGAGCCGTCGGAGGAGCCGTCCTCGTCGGCGCTTGCCCCGTTGCTGATGGTCGGAACGGTCGGCCCGTATACGGCCGTGGACGGGTCTGACGAATCGGTGTCGACGAAGATGCGCGTCAGGGTGCAGTCGGCCAAGTATCTGTCGGCGGCGGAGCTCGGCACATCGCACGGGTCGAAGCGCGGGCAGTACGTCGTCCTCACCCTCACGATCAAGAACGTCGGGAACGAGACCGGGCGTTTCAGCCCGTATGGCGCGATGAGGTGCCAGGACGGGGTAGGCGAGCGGGACTGCACGACGCGGGAGTCCGTCGGGGGAGGGGACATCGACAGGCAGTATGCGCCGGGCCAGTCCGTGACGGGCAGTGTCGTCCTCGACGTCGTCCGCAGGGGCGGGACGGTGACCTACTTCGACGCCTCGGGGAGACCGTCGTTCACCGTGCTGCTGCCGAGCTAG
- a CDS encoding DUF6188 family protein, protein MVVMDLELRGQSVDRVCLDSALTLFTSGDVEMRIETDATLMGADGIHVRFDPESPGPVAGRIVELLHSVISTASYSDAGVLSMSFEGGEELTAPPHDEYEAWGVVYPDGRRIVCVPDGEVAIWGPI, encoded by the coding sequence ATGGTAGTCATGGACCTGGAACTTCGAGGGCAATCGGTCGACAGAGTTTGCCTCGATAGTGCGCTGACCCTTTTCACCAGTGGAGATGTCGAGATGCGCATCGAAACGGACGCAACGCTCATGGGAGCTGATGGGATTCACGTGAGGTTTGATCCCGAAAGCCCCGGTCCAGTGGCGGGACGCATCGTGGAGCTACTCCATTCGGTGATCTCAACTGCGAGCTACAGCGACGCAGGAGTGCTGTCCATGTCCTTTGAAGGAGGGGAAGAGCTGACCGCCCCTCCGCACGATGAATATGAGGCTTGGGGGGTGGTTTACCCAGATGGGCGACGCATTGTGTGCGTCCCAGACGGCGAAGTAGCAATCTGGGGACCTATCTGA
- a CDS encoding DUF4240 domain-containing protein, with protein MNENAFWQLIDDCTPSTPDPDAEQLAMALTNRLSAGPLATVIGFAEQLSWALYRLDRKEYGHDLSSDSFLYTRAAVVAASREAYEAVLRDPQLFTPYAQDLIWAESLLYVPDEAYSRITGEEWDRSTRYSYESYSNTAGWADE; from the coding sequence ATGAACGAGAACGCCTTCTGGCAGCTCATCGACGACTGCACACCGTCCACGCCCGACCCGGACGCCGAACAACTGGCCATGGCACTGACAAACCGTCTCTCCGCTGGACCGCTTGCGACGGTCATCGGGTTCGCCGAGCAGCTGTCATGGGCGCTCTACCGACTGGATCGCAAGGAGTACGGGCACGACCTGTCGAGCGACAGCTTCCTCTACACCCGCGCAGCCGTTGTGGCCGCCAGCCGCGAAGCCTACGAAGCAGTGCTCCGCGATCCGCAGCTGTTTACTCCCTACGCCCAAGACCTCATCTGGGCAGAGAGCCTGCTCTACGTGCCAGACGAGGCATACAGTCGAATCACCGGTGAAGAGTGGGATCGCAGCACCCGCTACTCCTACGAGTCCTACTCGAACACCGCCGGCTGGGCTGATGAGTAG
- a CDS encoding RHS repeat-associated core domain-containing protein, translating into MAGLLSTMSVVSPPEAAAAEDSTPIVPSQSLGRVPAQQAEEVGKALPAPNWPSAAEATVDLSQVAPGDAGAVTPSASASQSQDQDVTAVGDVVEVAPLPEEDGAVAQLASARLTDDDASPSTGPGPSDSPEAATSPTPETSVTSSPEPSDSPSASAEPADDPVSPDQVDVRVLDRADVAPAGGVGLGLQVTRSDGVATPGQVQVSIDYSGFKYAYGGEFASRLRLVKLPACALETPDAEGCTSREFVPVDNDTTAGTLTATVVAEPDDSGLSSQLTSGAGASVYAVTTGSSSDQGDYRASALSPSGSWDVATGSGAFTYSLPVQLPRPAMGSAPSLAMTYNSQSVDGRTSATNNQASWVGMGWDLGVGFIERRYRNCSQDGLKTIGDMCWDSPNTAEEPDGAVYVISLNGVSSQLVQDNTGTGSYHVQDDPGWRVQHLTGGHGADDEYWVISTQDGKRYYFGWGRSERTSSATASVFTEPVVGNDQGEPCHDQFPEPCTQAWRWNLDRTVDANEVESVYFYDKDTNYYRSVANTDKARSYTAGGYLTEIQYGWPTQIAGSKPTGRVVLSHVGRCVERMSDADPLRSEPKPCPSISSTPSSYPDVPVDLLCDGSSADYYCAGKTYYPTFFTKDMLWDIKTYVLDTSAAGWDLVQQYQTKHGLPNPDGSVGKTLWLDYVQRETYKSGEDIILPVINFNGIDLDNQVGEKELNFRRIETIHGDLGATTTVSYGSPNACSSDNYPTQSSNTQDCYWQKWTPEGATDSTTGWFKKFLVTKVTVDPTVTSNQDGAPEMTTTYDYQGGAGWRFTNDPLTADDDETWSDWRGYQRVEVTTGTGTVKHSTFHWLYRGLDADRTDKADPSKTRSVSVTDGEGTSYTDSPWLQGKTIETSKRDDTGDSHERVFHQYWVHPTATYTGLPDARFVREKESTTFTKVSTGWREHVVQNEFDDNDTANKYGLPMRVDDQGEKGVSDNRCTTFGRAYNDDPYDGSNVKRWTVLIDETRHYSTDGSGCDGRGADNQDGYTVTFYDNAASVGANNPVDGNPTELRTYASSGSTDFLRVKHGYDNAGRTVWTEDGKANRTTITYSPDNSWPVDGITTTTPDPDGPAAYRGPLTSTVWLSRFWGVAYQSKDPNGKITKTTLDAAGRTLEVWKPTETGTSPSAKFSYSIPTSPIGGVPDSVDGYPRVGTQTLQSGTTYLSMYTYADGLGRARETQTPIPYGIDPSTGEEVPNRQVAVTRYDTAGNVTGTSAVFRNQGTAGSGGPSSPEVKDLPSYTDLTLDWASRTTESQILVGDGTSASPQLYGRALASYHGDYTTVTPTTSGATDTYTDVYGQTSKVVEHNGSSAYTTQYTYTSTGQLKQISDPRGNNTIYTYNWAGQRTVVDDPDAGSSTTEYDANGQISKTTSNNGKTVLTYGYDSLGRKTSVTSGADELAAWVWDGQSTPGGKGQITSAISRDTSGNTYTTKVNSFDDRGRPESTTVTIPANVTGLAGDYTTGFTYDAADHVTSVNYPAAGGLAQETVTTGYNSYGQPRSLTSDQQTYVKTTVYDAYSRLTDRLYGMPTIGAGSVTAQRSYSYFDDNGTRWLQGISTTTTVDRLITESQKDTYSYDFDGKITQLLEQASGQAEQAQCFRYDDQARLTNAYTRAGAGTCPLGNNSDFTGEAPYQTAYTYDRLGNLQSVTDTDQAGKATNRDYLYPGYNDSGTWTTANADWPHGVRKINHITAGATTSTDTITYDADGTMLKRVEPSTTTDYTWTKQGQLSTVKTTKASGSDLTRYVYDADGNLAVRTTPQETVAYIGGMELRNDGIKVSATRYYSSGGSTVAMRTTMGNTTSGGKVTYLMADNQASTQLTVDATSGTATRRRYTPFGDDRSGALPTGTNNGFLGKTEDTSTGLSLLGARAYDPHLGRFLSPDPLSAPYDPQNLSAYSYSGNDPINYSDPTGLTRHLDQGGSDYEPGGKGDGYGGTSEFQEGNGTDGDPTTGDFMLSLLPRPENMDEDRLANLWVYYGQNRTGGGYWDAPVGDGDRTAMACFGRAACSEAYRVWKETGDFAKAKRIAATYCIDNAELCGVDKGAYDSMKEASETVPILLAGEVGAAFSKVLKAAGCSFSHSTPVLMKDGKTKPIGKVEPGDQVEAADPGTGRHEGTREVTATYINHDSDLIDVKIRGRDGRLQTLHTTSLHPIWDDTAKAWKEAGRLTPGHIVNSADASHAVIVAVLARPGQADMHDLTVNGLHTYYVLAGDIPVLVHNSTACPNFGPQLSAGNSIFPQRPAGTTGEWTAGTAQNGKGMIWRSPADAQGKSTSIRIMSPTSRYPNGYVRFENKHGQPIGLNGKPGDRAATHIPMNSDGTYPLPAGW; encoded by the coding sequence ATGGCCGGCTTGCTGTCGACGATGTCGGTGGTGTCGCCGCCCGAGGCGGCCGCTGCGGAGGACTCGACACCGATCGTGCCCTCCCAGTCGCTGGGTAGGGTGCCCGCGCAGCAGGCGGAGGAAGTGGGCAAGGCGCTGCCCGCGCCCAACTGGCCGAGTGCGGCCGAGGCGACGGTGGACCTGTCGCAGGTGGCGCCTGGTGATGCGGGGGCGGTGACGCCGAGCGCGTCCGCGTCGCAGTCGCAGGACCAAGACGTCACTGCGGTCGGTGACGTGGTCGAGGTGGCTCCTCTGCCCGAAGAAGATGGGGCTGTTGCCCAACTGGCCTCGGCACGGCTCACGGACGACGACGCGTCACCGTCCACGGGCCCCGGCCCTTCGGACAGCCCCGAGGCGGCCACGTCACCCACGCCCGAGACGAGCGTGACCTCCTCACCCGAGCCCTCGGATTCTCCTTCGGCATCGGCTGAGCCTGCGGATGACCCGGTGTCTCCCGATCAGGTCGATGTGCGGGTGCTGGACCGTGCCGACGTCGCGCCGGCGGGAGGGGTCGGGCTCGGTCTGCAGGTCACTCGCTCCGACGGGGTGGCCACGCCAGGGCAGGTGCAGGTCAGCATCGACTACTCCGGCTTCAAGTACGCCTACGGCGGCGAGTTCGCTTCCCGGCTGCGGCTCGTGAAGCTTCCCGCCTGTGCGTTGGAGACCCCCGATGCCGAGGGCTGCACGAGCCGTGAATTCGTGCCGGTGGACAACGACACCACCGCGGGCACGCTGACCGCAACGGTGGTGGCCGAGCCGGACGACAGCGGGCTGTCCTCGCAGTTGACCAGTGGTGCGGGTGCGAGCGTCTACGCGGTGACCACCGGCTCGTCCTCGGACCAGGGTGACTACCGGGCCTCGGCACTGTCACCGAGCGGGTCCTGGGACGTGGCGACCGGCTCCGGCGCGTTCACCTACAGCCTGCCGGTGCAGCTGCCCAGGCCGGCGATGGGGTCGGCCCCGTCGCTGGCGATGACGTACAACTCGCAGTCGGTGGACGGCCGCACCTCGGCCACCAACAACCAGGCCTCCTGGGTCGGTATGGGCTGGGACCTGGGTGTCGGTTTCATCGAGCGGCGCTACCGCAACTGCAGCCAGGACGGTCTGAAGACGATCGGCGACATGTGCTGGGACTCGCCGAACACGGCCGAGGAGCCGGACGGCGCGGTCTACGTCATCAGCCTCAACGGCGTCAGCTCGCAGCTCGTCCAGGACAACACCGGCACCGGCTCCTACCACGTGCAGGACGACCCGGGCTGGCGAGTGCAGCACCTGACGGGCGGGCACGGCGCGGACGACGAGTACTGGGTGATCTCCACCCAGGACGGGAAGCGCTACTACTTCGGCTGGGGCCGCTCCGAGCGCACCAGCAGCGCGACAGCCTCCGTCTTCACCGAACCCGTGGTCGGAAACGACCAGGGCGAGCCGTGCCACGACCAGTTCCCCGAGCCGTGCACGCAGGCCTGGCGGTGGAACCTGGACCGCACCGTGGATGCCAACGAGGTCGAGTCGGTCTACTTCTACGACAAGGACACCAACTACTACCGGTCGGTCGCCAACACCGACAAGGCCCGCTCGTACACCGCGGGCGGCTACCTGACCGAGATCCAGTACGGGTGGCCGACGCAGATCGCCGGCTCCAAGCCGACCGGCAGGGTCGTCCTGTCCCATGTGGGCCGGTGCGTGGAGCGGATGTCTGACGCGGACCCGCTGCGCAGCGAGCCGAAACCTTGCCCATCGATCTCCTCCACGCCGTCGTCGTATCCGGATGTGCCGGTCGACTTGTTGTGTGACGGCTCGTCGGCGGATTACTACTGTGCGGGCAAGACGTACTACCCCACGTTCTTCACCAAGGACATGCTGTGGGACATCAAGACCTACGTGCTGGACACGTCGGCCGCCGGCTGGGACCTGGTGCAGCAGTACCAGACCAAGCACGGGCTGCCCAACCCGGACGGCTCGGTCGGCAAGACGCTGTGGCTGGACTACGTGCAGCGCGAGACGTACAAGTCGGGCGAAGACATCATCCTGCCGGTCATCAACTTCAACGGCATCGACCTGGACAACCAAGTAGGCGAGAAGGAGCTGAACTTCCGCCGCATTGAGACGATCCACGGGGACCTCGGAGCGACCACCACGGTCTCCTACGGCTCACCCAACGCGTGCAGCTCGGACAACTACCCCACCCAGTCGTCGAACACCCAGGACTGCTACTGGCAGAAATGGACCCCCGAAGGGGCGACCGACTCCACCACCGGCTGGTTCAAAAAATTCCTGGTCACCAAGGTCACCGTCGACCCGACGGTGACCAGCAACCAGGACGGCGCCCCGGAGATGACGACCACCTACGACTACCAGGGCGGGGCCGGCTGGCGCTTCACCAACGACCCCCTCACCGCGGACGACGACGAGACCTGGTCGGACTGGCGCGGCTACCAGCGCGTCGAAGTCACCACCGGCACCGGCACCGTCAAGCACTCCACCTTCCACTGGCTCTACCGCGGCCTGGACGCCGACCGCACCGACAAGGCCGATCCCTCGAAGACCCGCTCGGTCAGCGTCACCGACGGTGAGGGCACCTCATACACCGACTCGCCGTGGCTGCAGGGCAAGACGATCGAAACGTCGAAGCGGGACGACACCGGCGACTCGCACGAACGGGTGTTCCACCAGTACTGGGTTCACCCCACCGCGACCTACACCGGGTTGCCCGACGCCCGCTTCGTCCGCGAGAAGGAATCCACCACCTTCACCAAAGTCTCCACCGGCTGGCGTGAACACGTCGTCCAGAACGAATTCGACGACAACGACACCGCAAACAAGTACGGGCTGCCCATGCGCGTCGACGACCAGGGCGAGAAGGGCGTCTCGGACAACCGCTGCACCACCTTCGGCCGCGCCTACAACGACGACCCATACGACGGCAGCAACGTCAAGCGGTGGACTGTCCTCATCGACGAAACGCGGCACTACAGCACGGACGGCTCCGGATGCGACGGCCGGGGCGCCGACAACCAGGACGGCTACACCGTCACCTTCTACGACAACGCCGCCTCGGTGGGCGCCAACAATCCCGTCGACGGCAACCCGACCGAGCTGCGCACCTACGCCTCGTCAGGATCGACCGACTTCCTGCGGGTGAAGCACGGCTACGACAACGCCGGCCGGACGGTGTGGACCGAAGACGGCAAGGCGAACCGCACCACCATCACCTACAGCCCGGACAACTCCTGGCCGGTAGACGGCATCACCACCACGACCCCCGACCCCGACGGTCCGGCCGCCTACCGCGGTCCCCTGACCTCCACGGTGTGGCTGTCCCGCTTCTGGGGTGTGGCCTACCAGAGCAAGGACCCCAACGGGAAAATCACCAAGACCACTCTGGATGCCGCAGGCCGCACCCTCGAGGTGTGGAAGCCCACCGAGACCGGAACCTCGCCGTCGGCGAAGTTCAGCTACAGCATCCCCACCTCCCCCATCGGCGGGGTGCCGGACTCGGTCGACGGCTACCCCCGCGTGGGCACCCAGACCCTGCAGTCCGGGACCACCTATCTGTCCATGTACACCTACGCCGACGGTCTGGGCCGCGCCCGGGAGACACAGACTCCGATCCCCTACGGCATCGACCCGTCGACGGGCGAGGAGGTACCCAACCGGCAGGTGGCCGTCACCCGTTACGACACGGCAGGCAACGTCACCGGCACCTCCGCCGTCTTCCGCAACCAAGGCACAGCAGGCTCCGGCGGACCCTCCAGCCCCGAGGTGAAGGACCTTCCCTCCTACACCGACCTGACCCTGGACTGGGCCAGCCGCACCACCGAGTCGCAGATTCTCGTCGGTGACGGAACCTCTGCCTCGCCTCAGCTGTACGGTCGTGCGCTGGCGTCGTACCACGGTGACTACACCACCGTCACCCCGACGACGAGCGGAGCCACGGACACCTACACCGACGTGTACGGGCAGACCTCGAAGGTCGTCGAGCACAACGGCAGTTCCGCCTACACCACCCAGTACACCTACACCAGCACGGGCCAGCTCAAGCAGATCAGCGACCCGCGCGGCAACAACACCATCTACACCTACAACTGGGCCGGCCAGCGCACCGTGGTCGACGACCCGGACGCCGGATCGTCGACCACGGAATACGACGCCAACGGACAGATCAGCAAGACCACCAGCAACAACGGGAAGACCGTCCTCACCTACGGCTACGACAGCCTGGGCCGCAAGACGTCCGTGACCAGCGGGGCCGATGAACTGGCCGCATGGGTGTGGGACGGCCAGTCCACCCCCGGCGGCAAGGGCCAGATCACCTCGGCCATCAGCCGGGACACAAGCGGCAACACCTACACCACCAAGGTCAACAGCTTCGACGACCGCGGCCGCCCGGAGAGCACGACCGTCACCATCCCGGCCAACGTCACCGGCCTGGCCGGCGACTACACCACGGGCTTCACCTACGACGCCGCCGACCACGTCACCTCGGTGAACTACCCCGCGGCCGGCGGCCTGGCCCAAGAAACCGTCACCACCGGATACAACTCCTACGGACAGCCCCGCAGCCTCACCTCCGACCAGCAGACCTACGTCAAGACGACGGTCTACGACGCGTACAGCCGTCTGACCGACCGTCTATACGGCATGCCGACCATCGGGGCCGGCAGTGTTACGGCCCAGCGCTCGTACAGCTACTTCGACGACAACGGCACCCGCTGGCTGCAGGGCATCTCCACGACCACCACCGTCGACCGGCTCATCACCGAGTCCCAGAAGGACACCTACAGCTACGACTTCGACGGGAAGATCACCCAACTGCTTGAACAGGCAAGCGGTCAGGCCGAGCAGGCGCAGTGCTTCCGCTACGACGACCAGGCGCGACTGACCAACGCCTACACCCGTGCAGGGGCGGGCACGTGCCCCCTGGGCAACAACTCCGACTTCACCGGCGAAGCCCCCTACCAGACCGCGTACACCTACGACCGCCTGGGCAACCTCCAGTCCGTCACCGACACCGACCAGGCCGGCAAGGCCACCAACCGCGACTACCTCTACCCCGGATACAACGACTCGGGCACCTGGACGACCGCCAACGCTGACTGGCCGCACGGCGTCCGCAAGATCAACCACATCACCGCCGGCGCCACCACCAGTACGGACACCATCACCTACGACGCCGACGGGACGATGCTCAAGCGCGTCGAACCCAGCACCACCACCGACTACACCTGGACCAAGCAGGGCCAACTCTCCACCGTCAAGACCACCAAGGCGTCCGGCAGCGACCTGACCCGCTACGTATACGACGCCGACGGCAACCTCGCCGTCCGCACCACCCCGCAGGAAACCGTCGCCTACATCGGCGGCATGGAACTGCGCAACGACGGCATCAAAGTCAGTGCAACCCGGTACTACAGCAGCGGCGGATCCACCGTTGCCATGCGCACCACCATGGGCAACACCACCTCCGGCGGCAAAGTCACCTACCTGATGGCCGACAACCAGGCCTCCACACAGCTCACGGTCGACGCCACCAGCGGCACCGCCACCCGCCGTCGCTATACCCCCTTCGGAGACGACCGCAGCGGCGCCCTGCCCACCGGCACCAACAACGGATTCCTCGGCAAAACCGAAGACACCAGCACGGGCCTCTCCCTCCTCGGCGCCCGCGCCTACGACCCGCATCTGGGCCGCTTCCTCAGCCCCGATCCCCTCAGCGCCCCTTATGACCCGCAGAACCTCTCCGCCTACAGCTACAGCGGCAACGACCCCATCAACTACTCCGACCCCACCGGCCTGACAAGACACCTCGACCAGGGCGGCAGCGACTACGAACCCGGCGGCAAAGGCGACGGTTACGGCGGTACCAGCGAATTTCAGGAGGGCAATGGCACCGATGGTGACCCCACCACAGGCGACTTCATGCTGTCGCTTCTGCCGCGGCCCGAGAACATGGATGAGGATCGTCTTGCCAACCTCTGGGTCTATTACGGCCAAAACCGCACGGGTGGAGGTTACTGGGACGCACCCGTCGGCGACGGCGACAGAACAGCCATGGCTTGCTTCGGTCGAGCCGCCTGTTCCGAGGCATACCGGGTATGGAAGGAAACCGGCGACTTCGCCAAAGCGAAGAGAATCGCTGCCACCTACTGCATTGACAACGCTGAACTCTGCGGAGTCGACAAGGGCGCGTATGACTCGATGAAGGAAGCGTCAGAGACCGTTCCCATCCTTCTCGCCGGAGAAGTCGGAGCAGCGTTCAGTAAAGTCCTCAAAGCGGCCGGATGCAGCTTCAGTCATTCAACTCCGGTCCTGATGAAGGACGGGAAAACCAAGCCTATCGGCAAGGTCGAACCAGGGGATCAAGTCGAGGCTGCCGATCCGGGCACGGGACGCCATGAAGGGACCCGGGAGGTAACGGCCACCTACATCAATCACGACAGTGACCTCATCGATGTGAAGATCCGCGGTCGCGACGGACGCCTGCAGACCCTGCACACGACATCTCTCCACCCCATCTGGGACGATACGGCCAAGGCGTGGAAGGAAGCAGGGCGACTGACACCAGGCCACATCGTGAATTCCGCAGATGCCAGCCATGCGGTGATTGTCGCGGTGCTTGCTCGGCCTGGCCAGGCCGACATGCACGACCTGACTGTTAACGGGCTCCACACGTATTATGTGCTTGCAGGAGATATTCCGGTGCTGGTTCACAACAGCACCGCGTGTCCGAATTTTGGTCCGCAGCTTTCTGCAGGAAATAGTATTTTTCCGCAGCGTCCCGCAGGAACCACGGGTGAATGGACTGCAGGTACCGCCCAAAACGGAAAGGGTATGATTTGGCGCTCGCCCGCCGACGCGCAAGGTAAATCCACGTCGATTCGCATCATGAGCCCGACGTCGAGATACCCGAACGGCTACGTCCGCTTCGAAAACAAGCATGGTCAACCCATTGGACTGAATGGCAAGCCTGGGGACAGAGCGGCAACACATATCCCCATGAATTCCGACGGAACCTACCCGTTGCCGGCTGGATGGTAG